From Pagrus major chromosome 9, Pma_NU_1.0, the proteins below share one genomic window:
- the itprid2 gene encoding protein ITPRID2, with protein MESGVLGMDTGTAPDPLVQPDCNVACLRRRAWAQSRDSIWQEQEPECCGSKGPQQNQRDGEEKRPSEEPGQVPNKITSWLIECRTPLGASLDEQSASPIRGAPRNGCSFEDDLSLGAEANHLQSSNNKTEPRFGLAADQKRSRYKEGGRSMNSTGSGKSSTVSSVSELLDLYEEDPEEILLNLGFGREEPDLASRVPSRFINNTSSARGIDIKVYLGAQLQRMELENPNYALTSRFRQIEVLTTVANEFFQLYSQVSGQPVQCFSSRDQGGEGGEGGGNELPPALKRSSSARNVAKLLKKTISRHNLNAASSESTEAHTPNTQHTQMNGQAPSDHTNTNGHAHTVQEQDSCRTDHDHQVETVNQKHNRKKDSCSLATVTEETNGDGETDDSPEQSSTRPTANGEHQPESAVFQSANQRTDDGIQVVNEVQEEKNLTSTPEKAPPTLAPLQLAQLRTENADSFDMEEIQSNEDEALPHRSSRTTDLLRTVSQQSDSSGFAEEPSADSNSYLKVQESSDSCDSETTVTSHPSQDVATPLAVDQPAFVLPDGTEEEAECSGAVEADGSSSSRVEDEHNGSSEQVPQYTAHQLPRNQPMETQQDEAQDEDRVDNGDRTEPEPVTEPGITQSMSAAEQEPQPELEHTQKQPASKQEPQHSQNQTETAADTETPTEGVDAEDRAQEEHAVLDDSGSPCPPVPSSPVLSALERAKRNQLSRAGWRVDPQSVEESQIQGRGQGRGRGRGGIPLQRSSSLPTSLLSPAKVVSSVRIQFGRGQASCTEPRYSFRYTQESEGDKEEKEDDVDGQTNCLSTLIINPASSSESINQPRHPTEALVPPKPIPRYLMRSSYSLQSSSPPPDWSPGGHAQSWSTQSVPDLSFSPQQPGQFQQNMNTNQNQQSWYPGQMMFPNANPTAQYPSPIPSPSLNPSPYLFTPNPSPQYPSPLQPYTSLPNLLHNHSPSMIHHSSLASLHQPATPTTPQHGSHSNLHQPSTTTDHHHASLGNLQGYNPLYSHHSPYHTTPHGSQFASPYLGFHGYHMNPHLVFPHPVTQYPPLPPEHSLHHGLTPSAPGFHPGLASTLGPGHSLHPGLTHPAPSSTEMQLRKVLHDIRGTVQSLSQTPDPFSEHRAALPSHQSLGEFQQKRRSLNMFRSQMMDLELSIIRQQALVYKHLSPADRLELEQLQSLRSAVREELQELEQQLEDKLMELTHHTQCRGLHSESSIDSLSSVSALRAMEPVSDLLREQHFLQSEISYDGHAPSTNPSSRSSSPVQVERGDREQIGGMYRASINITPAPPPRPNTHTEEEVEEEEEEGEGDRGGGGREIPDVEGAAGGVRVDNLQQLIREIRESVAQEVRREIYGELLATMSPQRSQLPTRQHPL; from the exons ccaACCATCTTCAGTCCAGTAACAATAAAACTGAACCCCG CTTTGGTCTTGCGGCTGATCAGAAGAGGAGTCGGTataaagaaggaggaagaagtaTGAACTCCACAGGATCAGGGAAGAGCAGCACTGTGTCTAG tgtgtcagAGTTGCTGGACCTGTACGAGGAGGACCCTGAGGAAATCCTTTTAAATCTTGGTTTTGGTCGAGAAGAACCCGACCTTGCCTCGAGGGTTCCGTCTAGGTTCATCAACAACACATCCTCTGCCCGAGGCATCGACATCAAG GTCTACCTGGGAGCTCAGCTGCAGCGCATGGAACTGGAGAACCCAAACTACGCCCTGACTA GTCGTTTCCGTCAGATTGAGGTCTTGACTACAGTAGCTAACGAGTTCTTCCAGCTCTACAGTCAAGTTTCTGGTCAGCCTGTTCAGTGCTTCAGCTCCAGGGACCAAG gaggggaaggaggagaaggtgggGGTAATGAGCTACCTCCTGCTCTGAAGAGGAGCAGCTCGGCTCGTAATGTCGCCAAACTCCTCAAGAAAACCATCAGCAGACACAACCTGAATGCAGCCTCCTCTGAGTCAACTGAAGCACACACAcctaacacacaacacacacagatgaatggACAAGCCCCCTCTGATCACACAAACACCAACGGTCATGCACACACTGTGCAAGAACAGGACAGCTGTAGGACTGACCATGACCACCAGGTGGAGACAGTCAACCAGAAACACAACCGCAAAAAAGACAGCTGCTCCCTGGCAACGGTAACGGAGGAAACCAACGGGGATGGAGAAACAGATGACAG CCCTGAACAGAGCAGCACCAGACCAACAGCCAATGGAGAGCATCAACCAGAGTCAGCTGTCTttcagtcagccaatcagagaacAGATGATGGAATCCAGGTGGTCAACGaggtgcaggaggagaagaacctgacctcaaccccagAGAAAGCTCCTCCCACCCTGGCTCCACTCCAGCTGGCCCAGCTTCGGACAGAAAACGCAGACTCTTTCGACATGGAGGAG ATTCAGAGTAACGAAGATGAAGCTCTGCCACACAGGTCTTCCAGAACCACTG ACCTGTTGAGGACAGTCAGTCAGCAGTCTGACAGCAGTGGTTTTGCTGAGGAGCCCTCTGCCGACTCCAACAGCTACCTcaag GTGCAGGAGAGTAGTGACAGCTGTGACAGCGAgaccactgtgacatcacaccctTCACAAGATGTGGCCACGCCCCTTGCAGTCGACCAACCAGCATTTGTGCTGCCagatggcacagaggaagaagcgGAATGCAGTGGTGCTGTTGAGGCTGATGGGAGTAGTAGTTCCAGGGTAGAAGATGAGCATAATGGCAGCTCAGAGCAGGTTCCACAATATACAGCCCACCAGCTCCCCAGGAACCAACCAATGGAAACGCAGCAGGATGAGGCCCAGGACGAGGACCGAGTTGATAATGGGGACCGGACCGAGCCTGAACCAGTAACAGAACCAGGGATTACCCAGAGTATGTCTGCTGCAGAACAAGAACCACAACCAGAGTTAGAACACACCCAGAAGCAGCCTGCTTCGAAACAAGAACCACAACACTCTCAAAACCAGACCGAaactgcagcagacacagaaacaccaaCAGAGGGAGTGGATGCTGAGGACAGGGCCCAAGAAGAGCATGCAGTCTTGGATGATTCTGGTTCACCCTGTCCCCCTGTTCCATCCTCTCCGGTTCTCAGCGCTCTTGAACGAGCCAAACGGAACCAGCTGAGCCGGGCAGGGTGGCGAGTTGACCCACAGTCAGTTGAGGAATCCCAAATCCAAGGGAGAGGACAAGGAAGAGGGCGGGGACGAGGTGGTATCCCCCTACAGAGGTCCTCCTCCCTGCCCACCTCGCTCCTGTCGCCCGCAAAGGTTGTGTCCTCTGTAAGGATCCAGTTTGGACGAGGCCAGGCATCCTGCACTGAGCCCAGGTACTCCTTCAGATACACCCAGGAGTCCGAAGGGGAcaaggaagagaaggaagatgATGTGGACGGACAAACAAACTGTCTGTCTACTCTGATCATAAACCCTGCCTCTTCATCTGAATCTATCAACCAACCAAGGCATCCCACAGAAGCTCTAGTCCCACCTAAACCCATCCCACGATACCTAATGAGATCATCCTATTCCCTGCAAAGCTCTAGCCCTCCTCCTGATTGGTCACCAGGAGGCCATGCTCAATCGTGGAGCACCCAGAGTGTCCCTGATCTCTCCTTCAGTCCGCAGCAGCCAGGCCAGTTCCAACAGAACATGAACACCAACCAAAACCAGCAAAGTTGGTATCCAGGGCAGATGATGTTCCCTAATGCTAACCCTACTGCTCAGTACCCAAGCCCCATTCCTAGTCCTAGCCTTAATCCCAGCCCATACCTGTTCACTCCAAACCCTTCTCCACAGTACCCCTCCCCTCTCCAGCCATACACCAGCCTCCCTAACCTCCTTCACAACCACAGTCCCTCCATGATTCACCATTCTAGTCTCGCGAGTCTCCACCAACCTGCAACCCCCACAACCCCCCAGCACGGCAGCCACTCGAACTTGCACCAGCCCTCAACTACCACTGATCATCACCATGCCAGTCTGGGAAACCTCCAGGGCTACAATCCTCTATACAGTCATCACTCACCTTACCACACCACACCTCACGGCTCGCAGTTTGCCTCACCCTACCTCGGTTTCCATGGGTACCATATGAATCCACACCTGGTGTTCCCCCACCCCGTCACCCAGTATCCGCCGTTGCCTCCAGAACACAGCCTCCACCATGGGCTCACTCCCTCTGCTCCAGGCTTCCATCCAGGCTTGGCCTCAACCCTCGGCCCGGGTCACAGCCTCCACCCAGGGCTCACTCATCCTGCTCCATCCAGCACTGAGATGCAGCTGAGGAAAGTTCTGCATGACATCAGAGGGACGGTTCAGAGTCTTAGCCAG ACTCCGGACCCGTTCAGTGAGcacagagcagctctgcctAGCCACCAG tctttgGGAGAGTTTCAGCAGAAGAGGCGGAGTCTGAACATGTTCCGCAGTCAGATGATGGACCTGGAGCTGTCAATCATCCGACAGCAGGCTCTAGTCTACAAACACCTGAGCCCTGCTGACAG GCTGGAGTTGGAGCAGCTTCAGTCCCTGAGGTCAGCAgtcagagaggagctgcaggagctggaACAACAACTGGAGGACAAACTGATGGAGCTCACACATCACACGCAGTGCAGG GGTCTCCATAGTGAAAGCAGTATTGACAGTCTGTCCAGTGTCTCTGCACTGAGAGCCATGGAGCcg GTGTCAGACCTCCTCAGAGAGCAACACTTCCTCCAGTCAGAGATCAGCTACGACGGTCACGCACCGTCCACCAACCCCTCCTCTCGATCTTCCAGTCCAGTCCAAGTAGAAAGAGGAGATCGCGAGCAGATAGGAGGCATGTATAGAGCATCAATTAACATAACCCCAGCCCCACCACCTCGACCCAACACACAtactgaggaggaggtggaggaggaggaggaggagggagagggggacagaggaggaggaggacgagaaaTACCAGACGTGgagggagcagcaggaggagtcagagtggacaacctgcagcagctcatcAGAGAG ATACGAGAGAGCGTAGCGCAGGAGGTCCGACGGGAGATCTACGGCGAGCTGCTGGCTACCATGTCGCCACAGCGATCGCAGCTGCCCACAAGGCAACACCCCCTGTAG